The following coding sequences are from one Numida meleagris isolate 19003 breed g44 Domestic line chromosome 22, NumMel1.0, whole genome shotgun sequence window:
- the RSRP1 gene encoding arginine/serine-rich protein 1: MGVTHEVGLSPRAPPSEQDPCAGGPAACSGTAVGSHGSQQRGCPAAPSGTETGYCRTTVKTESGSESTCKEEVVARKSNDMANFMDDLTLSSPKERDSCLRSKRSCDRSSSRSSSRSSCSSQSSSSTSSSASSRSWSRSRSRSRGRRNSSRRYRRYSRSYSRSRSRSRGYMRYRGRYHARHSRRYRRSPPRYRSRSRSWSRGRSYYRRSYSRSRSRSRGRRNYGFGRTVYPEAYRSWRSRSRTRSRSRSPLHLSEKEKRELLEIAKANAAKALGTENIVLPASLKIRTASKETSNVKKEHEDSGESDEQPGRLTEVITKSGMERATARSISFSPNNTMAKPVQQKPASHVVKEPSISPGREDDRKGSPYGQWVPVKKEEKKFLNFSPKCPLFRAR; this comes from the exons ATGGGCGTGACTCACGAAGTGGGGCTGTCCCCTCGGGCGCCGCCGTCAGAGCAGGATCCGTGCGCGGGGGGCCCGGCTGCGTGCAGCGG GACCGCCGTGGGGTCCCACGGGAGCCAGCAGCGCGGATGTCCGGCGGCCCCCAGCG GAACAGAGACTGGGTATTGTAGAACTACAGTTAAAACAGAATCGGGTTCTGAAAGTACCTGCAAGGAGGAAGTGGTGGCTAGGAAGAGTAATGATATGGCAAACTTCATGGATGATTTGACGCTCAGTTCACCGAAGGAAAGAGATTCTTGTTTGAGATCCAAGAGAAGCTGCGATAGATCGTCATCGAGGTCATCTAGCAGGTCCTCCTGCAGTTCCCAGTCCAGTTCGAGTACGTCCTCTTCAGCTTCCTCCAGGAGTTGGAGCCGCTCCAGATCCAGGTCAAGGGGTCGAAGAAACAGTTCCCGAAGGTACAGAAGATACTCCCGTTCCTATTCCAGAAGCCGCTCGAGATCACGTGGCTACATGAGGTACAGAGGAAGATACCATGCCAGGCACTCCAGGAGGTACCGCCGTTCTCCTCCAAGGTACAGGTCACGCAGTCGGTCGTGGTCTCGTGGAAGATCCTATTACAGAAGGTCCTATTCAAGAAGCAGGTCACGTTCAAGAGGCCGAAGAAACTATGGATTTGGGCGAACAGTGTATCCTGAGGCTTACAGGAGCTGGAGAAGCAGGTCACGAACAAGATCTCGGAGTAGGTCGCCCCTACACTTGAGTGAAAAAG AAAAGAGAGAACTTCTGGAAATTGCAAAGGCTAACGCTGCAAAAGCTCTGGGAACAGAAAATATAGTCCTGCCTGCTAGCTTGAAGATCCGTACTGCTTCTAAAGAGACCAGCAATGTTAAAAAAGAACACGAAGACTCTGGGGAGTCAGATGAG CAACCTGGAAGACTGACAGAAGTCATAACCAAAAGTGGAATGGAGAGAGCAACCGCACGGAGCATTTCTTTCAGCCCTAAT AATACAATGGCAAAACCAGTACAACAGAAGCCAGCCAGCCATGTTGTTAAAGAACCTTCAATTTCTCCAGGAAGAGAAGATGACAGAAAGGGAAGTCCTTATGGGCAGTGGGTTCCTGtcaagaaggaggagaaaaagttCCTAAACTTCTCACCCAAATGTCCGCTGTTCCGAGCGCGCTAG
- the SYF2 gene encoding pre-mRNA-splicing factor SYF2 codes for MAAEVSALGGLGDLGDGGSSGSEDEARPSPAAAAAAQKREERLRKFRELHLKRNEARKLNHQEVVEEDKRLKLPPNWEAKKARLEWELKVEEKKKECAARGEDYERVKLLEISAEDAERWERKKKRKNPDLGFSDYAAAQLRQYQRLTRQIKPDLEQYEKMKEQYGEALYPTSDSLLHGTHVPDKEGIDRMVADLEKQIEKREKYSRRRPYNDDADIDYINERNAKFNKKAERFYGKYTAEIKQNLERGTAV; via the exons ATGGCGGCGGAGGTGTCGGCTCTGGGCGGTTTAGGGGATCTCGGTGATGGG GGTTCCTCGGGCTCGGAGGACGAGGCGCGGCCCAGCccggcagcggcggcggcggcgcagAAGCGGGAAGAGCGGCTGCGGAAGTTCCGCGAGCTCCACCTGAAGCGG AATGAGGCTCGCAAGCTGAATCACCAGGAAGTGGTGGAGGAAGATAAAAGACTCAAGTTACCACCGAACTGGGAAGCCAAGAAAGCTCGACTGGAGTGGGAGCTGAAggtagaagaaaagaagaag GAATGTGCAGCAAGAGGAGAAGACTACGAGCGAGTGAAACTGTTAGAGATCAGTGCTGAGGATGCAGagagatgggaaaggaaaaagaagaggaaaaacccAGATCTAGGATTCTCAG ATtatgcagctgctcagctgcgGCAGTACCAGAGGCTGACCAGGCAGATCAAACCTGACCTGGAGCAGTACGAGAAGATGAAGGAGCAGTA TGGTGAAGCACTCTATCCAACATCTGACAGCCTCCTCCATGGAACTCACGTGCCAGATAAGGAAGGGATTGATAGAATGGTTGCAGATCTTGAAAAACA AATTGAGAAACGTGAGAAGTACAGCCGAAGGCGTCCTTACAACGACGACGCAGATATTGACTacattaatgaaagaaatgccAAGTTCAACAAGAAGGCAGAGCGGTTCTATGGGAAGTACACAgctgaaatcaaacaaaacttGGAGAGAGGAACAGCTGTGTGA